The following are from one region of the Methanomassiliicoccales archaeon LGM-DZ1 genome:
- the endA gene encoding tRNA-intron lyase, whose amino-acid sequence MPGVLEGCSVFIRDVREASQTYSKGCFGYPMSGGFLELDLVEAAFLVQAERLEVVSGKRKVDFPKLFEYASAHTPGFVAKYQVYKDLRERGFIVKPESGGFDLRVYARGEQPSAASPAYLVCAVSERDAVDFGLSADEAEQTKDRGKELLYGVVDEEGDVTYYKMSETDPRGKVLGKPAPGVSGTIVGDRIFVFDTEQGAALYADSFYGKGMQGVLQLSLIEGCYLVKNGGLTVRDRKGEVLSADDIKSIGRKSQNEFGLRLRAYEDLRSRGLIVKTGFKYGTHFRVYEGSPDECHARYLVHAFQDSKVAMWPEISRTVRLSGGVRKEILFCRVGDVVRYLQFKWFKP is encoded by the coding sequence ATGCCGGGCGTTCTCGAAGGGTGTTCTGTTTTCATCCGCGACGTCAGGGAAGCGAGCCAGACCTACTCCAAGGGCTGCTTCGGCTACCCGATGAGCGGAGGGTTCCTCGAACTCGACCTGGTCGAGGCCGCCTTCCTGGTGCAGGCGGAGAGGCTGGAGGTCGTATCTGGGAAGAGGAAGGTCGATTTCCCGAAGCTCTTCGAGTACGCCTCCGCGCACACTCCCGGTTTCGTGGCCAAGTACCAGGTTTACAAAGACCTCAGGGAGAGGGGTTTCATCGTGAAGCCCGAGTCCGGCGGCTTCGACCTCCGCGTCTACGCCCGCGGGGAGCAGCCGTCGGCAGCGTCTCCCGCTTACCTCGTCTGCGCAGTATCGGAGAGGGATGCCGTCGATTTCGGTCTCTCCGCCGACGAGGCGGAGCAGACCAAGGACCGCGGCAAGGAGCTCCTCTACGGGGTCGTCGACGAAGAGGGCGACGTTACCTACTACAAGATGTCGGAGACGGACCCCCGCGGGAAGGTCCTCGGGAAGCCCGCTCCCGGGGTATCCGGGACTATCGTCGGGGACAGGATATTCGTCTTCGACACGGAACAGGGGGCTGCGCTCTATGCTGATTCATTCTATGGGAAGGGCATGCAGGGGGTCCTGCAGCTCTCCCTTATCGAGGGATGCTATCTCGTTAAGAACGGCGGCCTGACGGTCCGCGACCGCAAGGGGGAGGTCCTCTCAGCCGATGACATCAAGTCCATCGGCCGCAAGAGCCAGAACGAGTTCGGGCTGCGCCTGAGGGCCTACGAGGACCTCCGGTCCCGCGGGCTGATCGTGAAGACCGGGTTCAAGTACGGGACGCATTTCCGCGTCTATGAGGGGTCCCCGGACGAATGCCATGCGCGTTATCTCGTCCACGCTTTCCAGGATTCCAAGGTGGCCATGTGGCCGGAGATTTCCAGGACTGTTCGCCTCTCGGGCGGTGTGAGGAAGGAGATCCTCTTCTGCAGGGTCGGGGATGTCGTCCGCTACCTTCAGTTCAAATGGTTCAAACCTTGA